The DNA sequence ATGATCATAAGTCTGCACTTTGATAATCCGAATGTAGCCGCCGCCACCCCGTTTACTCTCAACAAGATAGCCTCGTTCAATCGTAAATCTTGTATTGATGACATAATTGATCTGGGACGGCACGCACTGAAATTTATCGGCGACTTCACTTCGCTTGATTTCCAAGATATCCTTATCGCTCATTTCCAAAACCTGCTTAAGATAATTCTCAATGATGTCCGATATATTCCTCACTAAACCTCCCCC is a window from the Mesobacillus jeotgali genome containing:
- a CDS encoding CtsR family transcriptional regulator; this encodes MRNISDIIENYLKQVLEMSDKDILEIKRSEVADKFQCVPSQINYVINTRFTIERGYLVESKRGGGGYIRIIKVQTYDHAHLIDDLLSLIRTRISQSSAEDVIYRLVDEDVVTDREAKIMLSVLDRSVLYIELPQRDELRARMLKAMLMALKYK